Proteins found in one Panicum hallii strain FIL2 chromosome 4, PHallii_v3.1, whole genome shotgun sequence genomic segment:
- the LOC112890658 gene encoding uncharacterized protein LOC112890658 → MLEDGITEETVAGAPILPPPPHDSVFRSNPGETALPQWREEAIADGVAVASDRSSSSFSREVAVAQTISEKIYNPPVSVPSSTLVPQVQGWADLPDDLLQSIIVRLRSPHETLAFAATCRPWHAAFITSLSAFNLLSLFPPLLLQPKLPDGSIYPEFFIDLMNPAAPLQCKFPWGTVDKMDYIGYSHGNLIYSHKKKCHLFDAFTGTRTKSPRLIIDKRDHPIFGALTAPLASPDSSLLVQAGRSLYEWKVGSESWLNQYQVDRPVVRVASFKGEIMAMDYRGGLFRVRLEPRFTVQKLDAVFEGTSILIATWLVVCDDTLLLVGHWEKSFQAVRLDLSSGPKWIKVDRLENWAVFIAPEARSQAFACKNPERWGGISNCISLSPRCISSFRPRGVATPRRDIPSAHFALQLRCPSPASSSSVAPVVPVTGVLWQKSDNCSSVRSSVHNNRMK, encoded by the exons ATGTTGGAAGATGGTATCACG GAGGAGACGGTTGCTGGGGCTCCaatccttcctcctcctcctcacgaCTCGGTGTTCCGTTCCAATCCAGGAGAGACAGCGCTCCCCCAATGGCGGGAAGAAGCGATCGCCGACGGAGTCGCGGTGGCGTCGGATcgctcctcctcttccttctcCAG GGAGGTTGCTGTTGCGCAAACAATTTCTGAGAAGATCTATAACCCTCCTGTCTCTGTGCCATCCTCCACATTGGTACCCCAAGTCCAAGGTTGGGCTGACCTCCCAGATGACCTGCTCCAGTCAATCATTGTTCGTCTAAGGTCCCCGCATGAAACCCTTGCCTTTGCAGCCACCTGTCGTCCTTGGCACGCTGCCTTTATCACATCGCTATCTGCCTTCAATTTGTTGTCCTTGTTCCCTCCACTACTACTCCAACCCAAGCTCCCCGATGGTAGCATTTATCCTGAGTTCTTCATCGATCTTATGAACCCTGCTGCCCCACTACAATGCAAGTTTCCTTGGGGAACTGTGGACAAGATGGACTATATAGGATACTCCCACGGCAATCTGATATACAGCCATAAGAAGAAGTGCCACTTGTTTGATGCTTTCACTGGTACCAGGACTAAATCTCCCCGGCTAATTATCGACAAGCGTGATCACCCAATCTTTGGGGCACTCACAGCTCCTCTTGCATCACCTGACTCAAGTCTCCTCGTCCAAGCTGGACGCTCCCTGTACGAGTGGAAGGTTGGCAGTGAATCATGGTTGAACCAGTATCAGGTTGATCGGCCCGTCGTTCGGGTTGCGAGCTTCAAAGGTGAGATAATGGCAATGGATTATCGTGGGGGTCTCTTCCGAGTACGTTTGGAGCCCAGGTTCACAGTGCAGAAACTAGATGCTGTATTTGAAGGGACGTCCATTCTGATCGCGACATGGTTGGTAGTGTGCGATGACACGCTTCTCTTGGTTGGCCATTGGGAAAAAAGTTTCCAAGCCGTCCGGCTGGACCTGTCATCTGGACCGAAATGGATCAAGGTAGATAGGCTGGAGAACTGGGCCGTGTTCATTGCCCCTGAAGCTAGGAGCCAAGCATTTGCCTGCAAGAACCCGGAAAGGTGGGGAGGAATAAGCAACTGCATCTCGCTTTCGCCACGCTGCATCTCGTCGTTCCGTCCACGTGGCGTCGCCACGCCACGCCGCGACATCCCATCAGCTCACTTCGCGCTGCAGCTCAGGTGCCCATCTCCGGCCTCTTCATCCTCTGTTGCCCCCGTCGTGCCCGTCACTGGTGTTCTATGGCAAAAATCCGATAATTGTAGCTCCGTTCGTTCCAGTGTTCACAATAATAGGATGAAATAA
- the LOC112890685 gene encoding uncharacterized protein LOC112890685 yields MQSPSKISSTSVSTTTTPAVCGIQGWADLPEGLLQSIITLLGSFLDLLAFAGTCRSWRAAFSSYPSKSTFCALLPPLLIRPNICVPAPHLPSKGDDGRKLRTCQVTDLANPNTPVRCQIPQEAFQKLCFAGSSYGQLICGSRGNCLVVDVFTGAKVSPPQLPFSKDTYFNAGMLTAPVASPDSHLLVCVESNEDCTERSLLDWPVGSNSWSELQLHDSRIEQIVQFNGRFIAMDFRYRLYTLSLAPQLSLQEITTVWWDDMDECPFLRPWLVVCGDMLLIVDHYISLLFGAPVNYKAYRLDMSTEPATWVEAAKLENHALFIGGDVRSPAFSCTSPGRWSGRSNCLYYAHDTQPWSLHGLGDDADAVWDDSTDPDLVFKRNWYRQLQPFWVYPSMLYSDGQ; encoded by the coding sequence ATGCAAAGCCCTAGCAAAATCTCCAGCACCTCTGTCTCCACCACAACAACTCCTGCTGTTTGTGGGATTCAAGGGTGGGCAGATCTCCCGGAAGGCCTGCTCCAGTCTATCATTACTCTGTTGGGTTCCTTCCTCGACCTCCTTGCATTTGCTGGCACTTGCCGTTCTTGGCGTGCCGCATTCTCCTCATACCCTTCCAAATCTACGTTTTGTGCCTTGCTCCCGCCTCTCCTCATCCGACCCAATATCTGTGTGCCAGCTCCTCATCTCCCTTCCAAAGGTGATGATGGTCGCAAGCTGCGCACATGCCAGGTCACTGATCTGGCCAACCCAAACACCCCTGTTCGCTGCCAGATTCCTCAAGAGGCATTTCAGAAGCTGTGTTTTGCAGGCTCTTCCTATGGTCAGCTGATTTGTGGCAGTCGCGGAAATTGTCTTGTTGTTGATGTGTTCACTGGCGCCAAAGTCTCACCACCACAGCTCCCATTCAGCAAGGACACTTATTTCAACGCTGGCATGCTGACAGCTCCCGTGGCATCACCAGATTCACACCTCCTTGTTTGTGTAGAATCCAACGAGGACTGCACTGAACGCTCCCTGCTTGATTGGCCGGTTGGAAGCAATTCCTGGTCAGAACTGCAGCTCCATGATTCACGGATAGAGCAGATTGTGCAGTTCAATGGACGGTTCATCGCGATGGACTTCCGCTACAGGCTCTACACTCTGTCCTTGGCCCCCCAGCTTAGCCTGCAGGAGATTACAACTGTGTGGTGGGATGACATGGATGAATGCCCATTTCTAAGGCCATGGCTGGTGGTATGTGGCGACATGCTTCTGATTGTTGACCACTACATCAGCCTCTTGTTTGGAGCACCTGTCAACTACAAAGCCTACCGCCTAGACATGTCAACTGAACCTGCAACTTGGGTGGAGGCAGCGAAACTAGAGAATCACGCGCTCTTTATTGGTGGCGATGTGAGGAGCCCAGCATTTTCTTGCACAAGCCCTGGACGATGGAGCGGTAGGAGCAACTGCTTGTACTATGCCCATGACACTCAACCTTGGAGCTTGCATGGGCTGGGTGATGATGCAGATGCCGTGTGGGATGATTCCACTGACCCTGACCTTGTGTTCAAGAGGAACTGGTACAGACAGCTGCAGCCGTTCTGGGTGTACCCGAGCATGCTGTACTCAGATGGCCAGTGA
- the LOC112890686 gene encoding uncharacterized protein LOC112890686 — MGSDRRETQHSLRVYCYRRLHATSLLPQRERLRASDQSLAHAASRNPHSLSLRQNPPSPSTKIPPPLPSGSLAPTPVPNSSHGGFQICSIPLLKPPNQIYREGSNSSCHGHKFAHPKALCLRPKPSAAAHSLEEQEEEQLVSVKEGKELPLVRRQESSASATAIQVRLQGKEIKEEDYICAAVQQGLKAGTFGSCIRGETPDEILSRIAYG; from the exons ATGGGTTCTGATCGTAGGGAAACACAACATTCCCTACGAGTTTACTGCTATCGTAGGCTCCATGCCACGTCGCTTCTTCCCCAACGAGAAAGACTACGGGCTAGCGACCAAAGCCTCGCGCATGCCGCTTCGCGAAACCCTCACTCGCTCTCCCTCCGTCAAAATCCTCCCTCCCCCTCCACCAAAATCCCGCCGCCCCTTCCATCGGGCTCCCTCGCTCCCACTCCCGTGCCCAATTCCTCCCACGGCGGATTCCAAATCTGCTCGATCCCCTTGCTGAAGCCTCCAAATCAGATCTACAGGGAAGGGAGCAATTCCTCCTGCCATGGCCACAAATTCGCCCACCCCAAAGCCTTGTGCCTCCGCCCCAAACCTTCTGCCGCCGCTCATAGCttggaggagcaggaggaggagcagctTGTGTCCGTGAAGGAGGGGAAGGAGCTGCCTTTGGTGAGAAGGCAAGAGAGCTCGGCCTCTGCCACTGCTATTCAAGTAAGGCTTCAAGGGAAGGAGATAAAGGAAGAGGATTACATCTGTGCTGCTGTGCAACAAGGCTTGAAG GCTGGTACTTTTGGCTCATGCATTCGAGGTGAAACCCCAGATGAGATATTGAGCAGGATTGCTTATGGCTGA